One Mustelus asterias chromosome 12, sMusAst1.hap1.1, whole genome shotgun sequence genomic region harbors:
- the LOC144501457 gene encoding uncharacterized protein LOC144501457 — MEGKSTIHSGQYTCSVCGQEFSQSSDLSEHKCSHNREKLLKCEDCGMLFNYPSVLEIHRRCHTGERPFTCSECGKGFTRSSDLLTHQRVHTGERPYICSECGKGFTRLSDCLIHERIHTGERPYTCSTCGKGFGVFASLVTHQRTHTGERPFTCSTCGKGFTTSSTLVTHQRIHTGERPFKCPDCGKCYKSSSECMSHQRIHTDERPFRCPHCGTGFKQSFHLTVHQRIHTGERPFTCSECGKGFTRSSELLTHQQVHTGERLYTCSECGKEFTRSSELRTHHRVHTGDRLYTCSTCGKGFTRLSNHLAHERIHTGEKPYTCSECGKGFSVLSSLVMHQRTHNGERPFTCFECGKGFIASSALLIHQRIHTGERPFKCPICGKCYKSSSECMSHQRIHTDERPFKCPECGTGFKHSSQLIAHQRIHTGERPYTCSKCGKGFIRPCDLRTHQRVHTGERPFTCSKCGMGYSTSSNLRAHQRLHNVSEEEDLQSGSSDLPSPQDLLGFLNLL; from the exons atggaaggaaaaagcaccatcCATAGTGGGcagtacacgtgttctgtgtgtggacaagaattcagccaatcatctgacctgtcagaacataaatgcagtcacaacagggagaaactgttgaaATGTGAAGACTGTGGGATGTTATTCAATTACCCATcagtgctggaaattcatcgacggtgTCACACAGGAGagcgaccattcacttgctctgagtgtggaaagggattcactcggtcatctgacttgctgacacaccagcgagttcatactggggagaggccgtacatctgttctgagtgtgggaaaggattcactcggttgTCGGACTGTTTGATTCacgagcgaattcacacaggTGAGAGACCGTACACctgctccacgtgtgggaagggatttggtgTGTTTGCCAGCTTGGTgacccaccagcgcactcacactggggagaggcccttcacctgctccacatgtgggaagggattcactacctcctccactctggtgacacaccagcgaattcacacaggggagagacctttcaaatGCCCGGACTgcgggaagtgctataaaagctCCAGCGAATGCATGTCCcatcaacgtattcacactgatgagagaccattcaggtgccCTCACTGTGGAACTGGGTTCAAACAATCATTtcatctcactgtacaccagcgaattcacacaggtgagagaccattcacctgctccgagtgtgggaaaggattcactcgatcatctgagctactgacacaccagcaagttcacactggggagaggttgtacacctgctccgagtgtggtaaGGAATTCACCCGATCATCTGAGCTGCGGACCCAccaccgagttcacactggggacagactGTACACCTGTTCcacgtgtgggaaaggatttactcgGTTGTCTAACCATTTGGCACatgagcgaattcacactggggagaaaccgtacacatgctccgagtgtgggaagggattcagtgtgtTATCCAGCCTGGTGATGCACCAGCGCACTCAcaatggggagaggccgttcacctgctttgaatgtgggaaaggattcattgccTCCTCTgccctgctgatacaccagcgaattcacacaggggagagacctttcaaatGCCCCATCTgcgggaagtgctataaaagttccagTGAATGCATGTCTcatcaacgtattcacactgacgagagaccgttcaagtGCCCTGAATGTGGGACCGGGTTCAAACATTCATCTCAACTCattgcacaccagcgaattcacactggggagagaccatacacctgctccaagtgtgggaaaggattcattcggCCATgtgacctgcggacacaccagcgagttcacactggagagagaccattcacctgctccaagtgtgggatggGATACAGTACTTCATCCAACCTGCGAGCACACCAGCGGCTTCACAA CGTGTCAGAAGAGGAGGATCTGCAGTCAGGAAGCTCAGACCTACCATCACCTCAGGATCTGCTGGGGTTTctcaatttattgtaa